One genomic segment of Protaetiibacter intestinalis includes these proteins:
- a CDS encoding DUF1294 domain-containing protein, producing MRGVLTNWNDERGFGFVTPAVGGPDVFVHISAFASGGPRPVEGDEVDYLLEFSPEGKPRAGRASVVSADAARRAPEPVSHPRLAPARRASRLGYLAVLGFIGIAFVMALIHPIPYWVWILYLGMSFATFVAYALDKRAAATEGWRLSEGSLLAMGLACGWPGGVIAQQVFRHKTIKMSFQVVFWVTVIVNVVAFVVFSWVGTLDQPGILSP from the coding sequence ATGCGAGGTGTGCTGACGAACTGGAACGACGAACGCGGTTTCGGCTTCGTCACCCCGGCCGTCGGCGGCCCCGATGTGTTCGTGCACATCTCCGCGTTCGCATCGGGCGGCCCGCGCCCCGTCGAGGGCGACGAGGTCGACTACCTGCTCGAGTTCTCCCCCGAGGGCAAGCCGCGTGCCGGGCGCGCCTCGGTGGTGTCGGCGGATGCGGCGCGCCGTGCGCCCGAGCCGGTGTCGCATCCGCGCCTCGCGCCCGCCCGCCGGGCGAGCCGGCTCGGCTACCTCGCGGTGCTCGGCTTCATCGGCATCGCCTTCGTGATGGCGCTCATCCACCCGATCCCGTACTGGGTGTGGATCCTGTACCTCGGGATGTCGTTCGCCACCTTCGTCGCCTACGCGCTCGACAAGCGCGCGGCCGCGACCGAGGGGTGGCGGCTGAGCGAGGGCTCGCTGCTCGCGATGGGGCTCGCCTGCGGCTGGCCGGGTGGCGTGATCGCGCAGCAGGTGTTCCGGCACAAGACGATCAAGATGAGCTTCCAGGTGGTGTTCTGGGTGACGGTGATCGTGAACGTGGTCGCGTTCGTGGTGTTCTCGTGGGTCGGGACACTGGACCAGCCCGGGATCCTCTCCCCGTAG
- a CDS encoding DUF1905 domain-containing protein, whose protein sequence is MRYRFEAELRRWEARVHDDWYFVDLPLEQSAEIHEWADALPRAGFGAVKVTARVGATSWSTSIFPGASGVYSLVLNARVRRAEGIEPGDTVVAEVELAG, encoded by the coding sequence ATGCGGTACCGCTTCGAGGCCGAGCTGCGGCGCTGGGAGGCGCGCGTGCACGACGACTGGTACTTCGTCGACCTGCCGCTCGAGCAGTCGGCCGAGATCCACGAGTGGGCGGATGCGCTCCCCCGCGCGGGCTTCGGCGCCGTCAAGGTCACGGCGCGGGTCGGCGCCACGAGCTGGTCGACCTCGATCTTCCCCGGGGCATCCGGTGTCTACAGCCTCGTGCTGAACGCCCGCGTGCGCCGCGCCGAGGGCATCGAGCCGGGCGACACGGTCGTCGCCGAGGTCGAGCTCGCGGGGTGA
- a CDS encoding DNA polymerase Y family protein: MTATAPRLLVLHVADWAVRAQGRAERIPDGQAVALVAKGLVVACTPAARHEGVREGMRQREAQGRCPGLRVLREDPAVAVRAFEPVLAALEQALPGWHALRPGTAAIRARGPARYYGNERAAARTVLGIVAEAGADAARVGIAAGLFAAELASRVGREQSRIVPDDETTAFLAPLPVAALGDPELASLLPRLGIRTLGEFARLEEADVVARFGPAGARLHALARGRDPRPATPRIPPRDIDAVVDFEPAAERVDEVAFGVRAACDDFVRALLAERLVCTALRIELLSDRGEGDERVWLHPRSFSAAEVVDRVRWQLQATETLRAGVVRVRVSPEAVDPVHVHEGGLWGLGPDERVHSALSRVQGMVGHRGVLTPRLAGGRRPADRQQLVPWGDRAVVARPRTDPWPGALPDPPPTTVYEVPRPLRVEDARGRPVTVDERGAVSAAPAVLVAQSGTRRELTAWAGPWPLEERWWDPQTARSAHRLQAVDATGCAWLLVLDAEGWWAEGRYD, from the coding sequence ATGACCGCGACCGCTCCCCGGCTTCTCGTGCTGCACGTGGCCGACTGGGCGGTGCGGGCGCAGGGCCGCGCCGAGCGCATCCCCGACGGGCAGGCCGTCGCGCTCGTGGCGAAGGGGCTCGTGGTCGCCTGCACCCCCGCCGCCCGGCATGAGGGGGTGCGCGAGGGGATGCGGCAGCGCGAGGCGCAGGGTCGGTGCCCCGGGCTGCGGGTGCTGCGGGAGGACCCGGCCGTCGCCGTGCGCGCCTTCGAACCGGTGCTCGCCGCCCTCGAGCAGGCGCTGCCCGGCTGGCACGCGCTGCGTCCCGGCACGGCCGCGATCCGCGCGCGCGGCCCCGCCCGCTACTACGGCAACGAGCGGGCAGCCGCGCGCACGGTGCTCGGCATCGTCGCCGAGGCGGGGGCGGATGCGGCCCGGGTCGGTATCGCGGCCGGGCTCTTCGCCGCCGAGCTCGCGAGCCGTGTCGGCCGTGAACAGTCGCGCATCGTGCCCGACGACGAGACGACCGCCTTCCTCGCCCCGCTTCCCGTCGCCGCCCTCGGCGACCCCGAGCTCGCGTCCCTGCTCCCCCGGCTCGGCATCCGCACCCTCGGCGAGTTCGCGCGGCTCGAGGAGGCGGATGTCGTGGCCCGCTTCGGTCCCGCCGGGGCGCGCCTGCACGCGCTCGCCCGCGGCCGGGATCCGCGGCCCGCGACCCCGCGCATCCCGCCGCGCGACATCGACGCGGTCGTCGACTTCGAGCCGGCCGCCGAACGCGTCGACGAGGTCGCCTTCGGCGTGCGGGCCGCGTGCGACGACTTCGTGCGCGCCCTGCTCGCCGAGCGGCTCGTCTGCACGGCGCTGCGCATCGAGCTGCTGAGCGACCGCGGCGAGGGCGACGAGCGGGTCTGGTTGCACCCGCGCTCCTTCTCGGCCGCCGAGGTGGTCGACCGGGTGCGCTGGCAGCTGCAGGCCACCGAGACGCTCCGTGCGGGCGTCGTGCGGGTGCGGGTGAGCCCCGAGGCCGTCGACCCCGTGCACGTGCACGAGGGCGGCCTGTGGGGGCTCGGCCCCGACGAGCGCGTGCACTCGGCGCTGTCGCGCGTGCAGGGCATGGTGGGCCACCGCGGCGTGCTCACCCCGCGGCTCGCGGGCGGTCGCCGCCCCGCCGACCGCCAGCAGCTCGTGCCGTGGGGCGACCGTGCGGTCGTGGCGCGACCGCGCACCGATCCCTGGCCGGGCGCTCTGCCCGATCCCCCGCCCACGACCGTCTACGAGGTGCCGCGCCCGCTGCGGGTCGAGGATGCGCGGGGTCGCCCCGTCACGGTCGACGAGCGCGGGGCGGTGAGCGCGGCCCCCGCCGTGCTCGTCGCGCAGTCCGGCACCCGGCGCGAGCTCACCGCCTGGGCGGGCCCGTGGCCCCTCGAGGAGCGCTGGTGGGATCCGCAGACCGCCCGCAGCGCGCACCGCCTGCAGGCCGTCGACGCCACCGGATGCGCGTGGCTGCTCGTGCTCGACGCCGAGGGCTGGTGGGCCGAGGGGCGCTACGACTGA